A region from the Wansuia hejianensis genome encodes:
- the sucD gene encoding succinate--CoA ligase subunit alpha — protein MSILINKDSKVLVQAITGKSGSLQTKVMLEAGTNIVAGVTPGKSGQEVYGVPVYDYISEAKAEHEFDTVICFVPPAGAKDACFEAIDAGIKVLVLTTEEIALHDVVEIIAYAKAHDTVLVGPGCAGVIIPGVCKVGAHPIRFFTKGRVGVVSKSGALSYEIGKTLTDAGIGQSGVVAIGGGPIWGFTQRDAVALYEEDPDTDVIVLLGEIGGGSEEEAAAYIKEHVKKPVVSLIVGRNAPQGKSLGHAGAIVSGNVGTAKTKIAALQDAGVHVVKNPVEMVETIRSLIV, from the coding sequence ATGTCAATCCTGATTAATAAGGATTCCAAGGTTCTTGTACAGGCGATTACGGGCAAATCCGGTTCTCTGCAGACCAAGGTAATGCTGGAGGCGGGCACCAACATTGTGGCTGGGGTCACGCCGGGAAAGAGCGGGCAGGAGGTCTATGGTGTACCTGTCTATGATTACATATCCGAGGCGAAGGCGGAACATGAGTTTGATACAGTGATCTGTTTTGTGCCGCCGGCAGGAGCGAAGGACGCCTGTTTTGAGGCGATTGATGCAGGCATTAAGGTGCTGGTGCTGACCACAGAGGAGATTGCTCTCCATGATGTGGTGGAGATCATTGCCTATGCAAAAGCACATGATACGGTCCTGGTGGGACCGGGCTGTGCAGGTGTGATCATTCCAGGCGTGTGCAAAGTGGGCGCTCATCCGATCCGTTTTTTCACAAAGGGCCGTGTGGGCGTAGTCTCCAAGAGCGGAGCACTGTCCTATGAGATCGGAAAGACGCTGACAGACGCTGGAATCGGCCAGTCCGGCGTGGTTGCCATCGGCGGCGGCCCGATCTGGGGATTTACCCAGAGAGACGCCGTAGCCCTTTATGAAGAAGATCCGGACACCGATGTCATCGTGCTGCTGGGTGAGATCGGAGGCGGTTCAGAGGAAGAGGCGGCAGCCTATATCAAAGAGCATGTGAAGAAGCCGGTGGTTTCCCTGATTGTGGGCAGGAATGCGCCTCAGGGCAAGAGTCTGGGCCATGCGGGCGCTATTGTGAGCGGCAATGTGGGAACCGCCAAGACAAAGATCGCGGCGCTTCAGGATGCAGGCGTTCATGTGGTGAAGAATCCTGTTGAAATGGTTGAGACCATCCGGTCTTTGATTGTGTGA
- a CDS encoding 4Fe-4S binding protein — protein sequence MAVYIDKELCKSCKICMNICPKNVFEITHHVNKKGYNYVEAVREEDCISCGQCETSCPDFVIHVE from the coding sequence ATGGCGGTATATATTGATAAGGAGCTTTGCAAAAGCTGTAAAATCTGCATGAATATCTGTCCGAAGAACGTGTTTGAGATCACTCATCATGTGAATAAGAAAGGATATAACTATGTGGAAGCAGTCAGAGAAGAAGACTGCATAAGCTGCGGCCAGTGTGAGACATCCTGCCCTGATTTCGTTATTCACGTGGAATGA
- the cuyB gene encoding cysteate racemase codes for MKKTIGIIGGMGPLATCDLFRKIIDTTDAGCDQEHVRVCIDNNTEIADRTEAILNGGKDPVPEIVKSAVRLQGMGSDVLIMPCNTAHFFYDRITPYVDIPFLHMIRETARELKCRGIKKAGLLATDGTCRSGVYKTAFDAAGVEMCVPSGENQRAVMDVIYKGVKAGNLSIDLNGFYYTMDDLFAKGAEVLVLGCTELPVAFELFHIDRPNIDPTLVLAEAAVRFVGAKIRNQAVIKETDKGGLSC; via the coding sequence ATGAAAAAAACCATTGGTATCATAGGGGGCATGGGGCCGCTGGCAACCTGTGACCTGTTCAGGAAAATTATAGACACAACCGATGCGGGGTGCGATCAGGAGCATGTCCGTGTCTGCATCGACAATAATACGGAGATTGCGGACAGGACGGAAGCTATCCTGAACGGAGGCAAAGATCCTGTTCCGGAAATTGTGAAAAGCGCCGTGCGCCTCCAGGGAATGGGCTCCGACGTACTCATCATGCCCTGTAACACAGCTCATTTTTTCTATGACCGCATTACGCCCTATGTGGATATCCCTTTCCTCCACATGATCAGGGAAACGGCCAGGGAGTTGAAGTGTAGGGGAATTAAAAAAGCGGGGCTTCTGGCGACTGACGGCACTTGCAGGTCAGGAGTCTATAAGACGGCGTTTGATGCTGCAGGGGTAGAAATGTGTGTACCTTCCGGAGAAAACCAGCGGGCTGTTATGGATGTTATCTACAAGGGTGTGAAGGCTGGAAATCTGTCCATTGATCTGAACGGCTTTTACTATACGATGGATGACCTGTTTGCAAAAGGGGCGGAGGTGCTGGTGCTCGGGTGTACGGAGCTTCCGGTGGCTTTTGAGCTGTTCCACATTGACAGGCCGAACATTGATCCCACCCTTGTGCTGGCTGAGGCAGCTGTGCGGTTTGTGGGGGCGAAGATCAGAAACCAGGCGGTTATTAAAGAAACGGATAAAGGAGGATTGTCATGTTAA